In the genome of Hyphomonas sp. Mor2, one region contains:
- a CDS encoding AraC family transcriptional regulator ligand-binding domain-containing protein, translating to MKTTANYVEFVGQITSLFVYKVMRQASAGVETDDLCEAFGLDPNGPVDAKRMVSSADYYAYLAELARREPDGTTLPLRSGAAMICDDYGAFGLAWKSAPNLRASYDRAERFGRRLTSVSTYTVEAVKGGAFLNLHRDGERHLGMRLSNESTIAALHAISQEASESDFVPIEVRFKHDEPKSIRAHLDYFGCPVLFGSDRDALLVSDNTLLSPNRIADEGISSFFESHLEEELQSLQGTSDLEQRVKRKISETLSDGVPNLSTIAGSLGMGGRTLQRRLSDAGHSYQGLLDAARRELSLRLLRDSSFSLSEIAFLTGFSEQSAFTRAFNRWAGQSPRSYRIDKSRTSTSE from the coding sequence TTGAAAACGACCGCGAATTATGTCGAGTTCGTGGGCCAGATAACATCACTCTTCGTTTATAAGGTCATGCGTCAGGCGAGCGCGGGCGTTGAAACGGATGACCTCTGTGAAGCGTTCGGACTCGATCCGAATGGTCCCGTCGACGCGAAACGCATGGTGTCTTCGGCGGACTATTATGCATACCTCGCCGAACTGGCCCGACGCGAGCCTGACGGAACGACTTTACCGCTGCGGTCCGGCGCGGCCATGATTTGCGACGATTACGGTGCGTTTGGACTCGCCTGGAAATCGGCTCCCAATTTGAGAGCATCCTACGACCGAGCCGAGAGATTCGGACGTCGCCTCACCAGCGTATCCACTTACACGGTTGAGGCGGTGAAAGGCGGTGCCTTTTTGAATCTCCACCGCGACGGAGAGCGGCATTTGGGAATGCGCCTCTCGAACGAATCCACGATCGCGGCTCTACATGCGATCAGTCAGGAAGCGAGTGAAAGCGACTTTGTGCCGATCGAAGTTCGCTTCAAGCACGATGAACCAAAATCGATCCGGGCCCATCTCGACTATTTTGGGTGTCCTGTCTTATTCGGTTCGGATCGCGACGCCCTCCTGGTTTCTGACAATACGCTCCTAAGCCCCAATCGAATTGCGGATGAAGGCATATCGAGCTTCTTCGAGAGTCACCTTGAAGAAGAACTACAGAGCTTGCAGGGCACATCTGATTTAGAACAGCGCGTGAAGCGCAAGATTTCTGAAACGCTTAGCGATGGTGTGCCGAATCTATCCACAATTGCGGGCAGTCTAGGCATGGGCGGTCGAACGCTCCAACGCAGGCTATCTGACGCGGGACATTCGTATCAGGGCTTGCTCGACGCGGCCCGTCGTGAACTTTCGCTGCGGCTGTTGCGAGATTCAAGCTTCAGTCTCTCCGAAATTGCGTTTTTGACAGGGTTCTCCGAGCAGAGTGCATTCACTCGGGCATTTAATCGTTGGGCAGGCCAATCTCCACGATCCTATCGGATCGATAAATCGAGAACCTCCACGAGCGAGTAA
- a CDS encoding 1-acyl-sn-glycerol-3-phosphate acyltransferase, producing the protein MIRGLLFTGVYYVLSFVYVLASLPFLALPGRGPVTAIIRSYTRAVNHALHLIGGVKKEVRGRENLPEGAFILAPKHASWGDGFMVYPEVKNLAFVTGDHLERFPLVGGILRKLGAIVIDTCGGGERKAASLAEGMSRAREDGRRVLIYPEGHLAPVGYHFRYKPGVWHMQKAMDVPIVPVATNLNCFWNQEEIEKTPGTAVIEFLEPIPAGLPKAEALKRLTDAIETRSAELIAEATGRPVEPTKLLPDPDKGSIATPGADTAKTV; encoded by the coding sequence ATGATCCGCGGTCTGCTTTTCACGGGCGTCTATTACGTCCTGTCCTTTGTCTATGTTCTTGCTTCGCTGCCCTTCCTGGCTCTGCCGGGGCGCGGACCCGTGACAGCCATCATCCGCTCCTACACCCGCGCGGTGAACCATGCGCTGCACCTGATTGGCGGCGTCAAGAAAGAGGTGCGCGGGCGCGAAAACCTGCCCGAAGGCGCGTTCATTCTGGCGCCCAAACATGCCAGCTGGGGAGACGGCTTCATGGTCTATCCGGAAGTGAAGAATCTCGCCTTCGTCACGGGCGATCATCTGGAACGCTTCCCGCTGGTGGGCGGTATCCTGCGCAAGCTCGGCGCCATCGTGATCGACACGTGCGGCGGCGGCGAACGCAAGGCCGCCTCGCTCGCCGAAGGCATGAGCCGGGCCCGCGAGGACGGTCGCCGCGTGCTGATCTATCCTGAGGGCCATTTGGCCCCGGTCGGCTATCATTTCCGCTACAAGCCCGGCGTCTGGCACATGCAAAAGGCGATGGACGTCCCGATCGTCCCGGTGGCCACCAATCTCAACTGTTTCTGGAATCAGGAAGAGATCGAGAAGACACCCGGCACCGCCGTGATCGAGTTCCTGGAGCCAATCCCAGCCGGCCTGCCCAAGGCCGAAGCCCTGAAACGCCTGACCGACGCGATCGAGACGCGTTCGGCAGAACTGATTGCCGAGGCGACAGGCCGCCCCGTCGAGCCGACCAAGCTGCTGCCGGATCCTGACAAGGGCTCAATCGCAACGCCAGGGGCGGACACGGCGAAGACGGTCTAG
- a CDS encoding TetR/AcrR family transcriptional regulator, with protein MVTTDQKRPRARNARPKIERAALKLFISEGVDAATTREIADVAGVSEGALYRHYKGKDELALALFMETHNRLSVMMQEAFTQPGTIEERVRRAVSAYCELADEDWLLFSFHLVSLNKFIPHDTRRDDDPVSIVETLVAALMDAGEIPKGDPALIAAMSLGVVMQAGLNKIYNRLPGPFSQHVEPFTRTIMAILQQK; from the coding sequence ATGGTTACAACCGATCAGAAACGCCCAAGGGCGCGAAATGCCCGCCCGAAAATCGAACGCGCGGCGCTCAAACTCTTCATCAGCGAAGGCGTCGATGCGGCCACCACCCGTGAGATCGCGGACGTGGCGGGCGTCTCGGAAGGTGCCCTTTACCGGCATTACAAAGGCAAGGACGAACTGGCCCTGGCTTTGTTCATGGAGACCCACAATCGCCTTTCCGTGATGATGCAGGAGGCGTTTACCCAGCCCGGTACGATCGAAGAGCGCGTGCGCCGGGCCGTGTCTGCCTATTGTGAGCTCGCGGATGAGGATTGGTTGCTGTTCAGCTTTCACCTGGTCTCGCTGAACAAGTTCATCCCGCATGATACCCGCCGCGATGATGACCCGGTCTCCATCGTCGAAACCCTCGTCGCCGCTCTGATGGACGCCGGAGAGATCCCGAAAGGCGACCCGGCCCTGATTGCCGCCATGTCGCTCGGCGTGGTCATGCAAGCCGGCCTCAACAAGATCTATAACCGCCTGCCCGGGCCGTTCAGCCAGCATGTTGAACCGTTCACGCGCACCATCATGGCGATCCTTCAACAGAAGTAA
- a CDS encoding HD domain-containing protein, with translation MADGQAPVQAKFREMLEGTKEDWDIIAEHSKGFNKGLAKRVLDHLRLLDGDFGGFPVDRLTHSLQTATRAHRDGRDEEYVVCALLHDIGDTLGSYNHPDVAAAILKPFVSEQNHWMVANHGMFQGYYFFHHLGLDRDMRDQFKDHPHYEYTAQFCHLYDQSAFDPDYESEPLEFFEPMVERVFANPKNSMYLKALETGE, from the coding sequence ATGGCCGACGGACAGGCACCGGTACAGGCAAAATTCCGCGAAATGCTGGAAGGCACCAAGGAAGACTGGGACATCATCGCTGAGCATTCCAAAGGCTTTAACAAAGGGCTGGCGAAGCGTGTTCTGGATCATCTCCGGCTTCTGGATGGGGACTTTGGTGGCTTTCCGGTCGATCGCTTGACCCATTCCCTGCAGACCGCGACGCGAGCGCATCGGGATGGGCGGGACGAAGAATATGTCGTTTGCGCGCTGCTCCACGATATTGGCGACACGCTGGGCAGCTACAATCACCCGGACGTCGCAGCGGCGATTCTCAAACCGTTCGTGTCCGAGCAGAACCACTGGATGGTGGCCAATCATGGCATGTTCCAGGGCTATTACTTCTTCCATCATCTGGGACTCGATCGCGATATGCGGGACCAGTTCAAGGATCATCCGCACTACGAATACACCGCGCAGTTCTGTCATCTGTATGACCAGTCGGCCTTCGATCCGGACTATGAGAGCGAGCCGCTGGAGTTCTTCGAGCCAATGGTCGAACGGGTTTTCGCGAACCCGAAAAACTCGATGTATCTGAAGGCGCTTGAGACCGGCGAATAA
- the yajC gene encoding preprotein translocase subunit YajC, which translates to MRKLASLTLAALALTPAALAQDAGAGGGLFQSLIMFVPLILIFYFLLIRPQQQRQKKHREMIEAVKKGDTVVTAGGLIGKITRVADTEVTVELADGVRVRSLKGMIADVRDKNTPVAAND; encoded by the coding sequence ATGCGGAAACTTGCTTCCCTGACTCTCGCGGCCCTGGCGTTGACGCCGGCCGCGCTCGCACAAGACGCCGGCGCCGGTGGCGGTCTGTTCCAAAGCCTGATCATGTTCGTGCCGCTCATCCTGATCTTCTATTTCCTGCTGATCCGGCCGCAGCAGCAGCGCCAGAAAAAGCATCGCGAGATGATCGAGGCGGTGAAGAAGGGCGACACAGTCGTCACCGCAGGCGGCCTGATCGGCAAGATCACGCGTGTGGCCGATACGGAAGTGACGGTTGAGCTGGCCGATGGCGTCCGCGTGCGGTCGCTGAAAGGCATGATCGCCGACGTGCGGGACAAGAACACACCTGTCGCTGCCAACGACTAA
- the secD gene encoding protein translocase subunit SecD, with translation MLNFPLWKVGIIVVVLLWGTILALPNMFSDGFLGIEPKEVSDPTNTAAVAAYEQQLAEAEESWWFLPSGKLNLGLDLQGGVYLLMEIDPAEIAANRLETVQADIRTAFNRNPLVERNPPVQNEDRLTIEILNPAEDMDEAIRRLNRLNPTIGTTQTELFDVERTGDRFIQLTVPNNARTALAADAQSKMMEIIRRRIDPDGVAEISITPQGDNRIILEAPGEADPKRIKDILGQAGRLTFNMANLDSSAIEAAINSGRTLPRQQLIDSSERGKILINRIPELTGADIATANRCFDEANFPAVCFRLNSSAATKFYNLTRNNTGKNFAIVLDDVSMSSPTIRTPIPGGNVIIEGRFTIEEAEDLAAIIEAGELPAKLNFLDERTVGPTLGAESIAAGSRASLIGLAFVGVFMILAYGLIGGFAVGSLLSNIVLIIGALSGFGATLTLPGIAGIILTIGMAVDANVIVFERIREEQASGRSPATAIQAGYERALSAILDANITTFIAASILYMVGSGPVKGFAVTLAIGILTSVFTAFVVTRWLTVMYLRTLRPKRLAM, from the coding sequence ATGTTGAATTTCCCGCTCTGGAAAGTCGGAATAATTGTTGTCGTCTTGTTGTGGGGCACCATCCTGGCGCTGCCCAACATGTTCTCTGACGGATTTCTCGGCATCGAGCCGAAAGAGGTGTCTGATCCGACCAATACGGCGGCGGTGGCAGCCTATGAGCAGCAGCTGGCAGAAGCGGAAGAGTCCTGGTGGTTCCTGCCCAGCGGCAAGCTCAATCTCGGCCTCGACCTGCAGGGCGGTGTCTATCTGCTGATGGAAATCGATCCGGCCGAAATCGCTGCGAACCGTCTGGAAACGGTCCAGGCGGATATCCGCACGGCTTTCAATCGCAATCCGCTGGTTGAACGCAACCCACCCGTCCAGAACGAGGATCGCCTGACGATCGAGATTCTCAACCCGGCCGAGGATATGGATGAAGCGATCCGCCGGCTGAACCGTCTCAATCCGACGATCGGCACCACCCAGACCGAACTGTTCGATGTGGAGCGTACCGGCGACCGGTTCATCCAGCTGACCGTGCCGAACAATGCCCGCACCGCGCTCGCTGCAGATGCGCAGAGCAAGATGATGGAGATCATTCGCCGCCGGATCGACCCGGATGGTGTGGCAGAAATCTCGATCACGCCGCAGGGCGACAATCGCATTATCCTGGAAGCGCCTGGTGAGGCCGATCCGAAACGGATCAAGGATATTCTCGGGCAAGCTGGCCGGCTGACCTTCAACATGGCCAATCTGGACAGTTCCGCGATCGAGGCGGCGATCAATTCAGGCCGGACGCTGCCGCGCCAGCAGCTGATCGATTCCTCTGAACGCGGCAAGATCCTGATCAATCGCATCCCGGAACTGACCGGCGCCGATATCGCCACCGCCAATCGCTGCTTTGATGAGGCGAACTTCCCGGCTGTGTGTTTCCGCTTGAACAGTTCGGCGGCAACCAAGTTCTACAATCTGACCCGCAACAATACCGGCAAGAACTTCGCCATCGTCCTCGATGACGTCTCCATGTCTTCGCCGACCATCCGGACACCTATTCCAGGCGGCAACGTGATCATTGAAGGTCGCTTCACCATTGAGGAAGCCGAAGATCTGGCAGCGATTATCGAAGCGGGTGAGCTGCCGGCCAAACTGAATTTCCTGGATGAACGAACCGTCGGTCCGACCTTGGGCGCGGAATCGATCGCAGCGGGCTCGCGCGCCAGCCTGATCGGCCTGGCCTTTGTCGGCGTGTTCATGATCCTCGCATACGGCCTGATTGGCGGCTTTGCGGTCGGCTCGCTGCTGTCCAACATTGTCCTGATCATTGGCGCCCTCTCAGGGTTCGGCGCGACGCTGACCCTGCCAGGGATTGCCGGGATCATTCTGACCATTGGTATGGCGGTGGACGCCAATGTGATCGTGTTTGAGCGGATACGCGAGGAACAAGCCTCCGGGCGCTCCCCGGCGACGGCGATCCAGGCGGGGTATGAACGCGCCCTGTCAGCGATTCTCGACGCCAACATTACCACCTTCATTGCCGCCTCCATTCTGTACATGGTCGGATCCGGACCGGTGAAAGGCTTCGCGGTGACGCTTGCGATCGGGATTTTGACCTCGGTCTTTACCGCCTTCGTCGTGACCCGGTGGCTGACCGTCATGTACTTGCGCACCCTGCGCCCCAAACGGCTGGCCATGTAA
- the secF gene encoding protein translocase subunit SecF: MLLRLWPEKTAVSFMSLRFIALVISVVALIASAALLTTRGLNLGIDFAGGAVIEIDKPEDVSADQIRDTVTSLVTGDVQVNSARGTGPNAPEIAVIRFEPQPPVGDETPDEAQNRAGDVVSAAMRDLIGAERFNLRSEASVGPKVSGELFRSGIIALTVALALMMIYISFRFQWQYALGAVAALFHDVILTMGMFAFTAFEFNLATIAALLTIVGYSMNDTVIVFDRVREEARKYKKLELFKVVDLAINATMSRTLLTSSTTLLALLSIFLFGGPVLRGMSFALIFGVIVGTYSSIFVASAVVLLLGIDRGDKPKREVEGFQGVG; the protein is encoded by the coding sequence ATGCTTTTACGACTTTGGCCTGAAAAAACCGCCGTATCCTTCATGAGCCTGCGCTTCATCGCGCTGGTCATCTCGGTTGTCGCCCTGATTGCGTCGGCGGCGCTGCTGACCACGCGCGGCCTCAATCTCGGCATCGACTTTGCGGGCGGCGCGGTTATCGAAATCGACAAGCCGGAAGATGTCTCCGCGGACCAGATCCGCGATACGGTGACCAGTCTCGTCACTGGCGACGTGCAAGTGAACTCCGCCCGCGGCACCGGCCCGAATGCGCCGGAAATCGCGGTCATTCGCTTTGAACCACAGCCGCCTGTCGGCGATGAAACGCCAGATGAAGCCCAGAACCGGGCCGGCGATGTTGTCAGCGCGGCGATGCGCGACCTGATCGGTGCGGAACGGTTCAATCTTCGCTCCGAAGCCTCGGTCGGACCGAAAGTCTCCGGAGAGCTGTTCCGGTCGGGGATTATTGCCCTCACGGTCGCGCTGGCCTTGATGATGATCTACATCTCGTTCCGCTTCCAGTGGCAGTATGCGCTCGGCGCCGTGGCGGCGCTGTTCCACGATGTCATTTTGACCATGGGCATGTTCGCGTTCACGGCGTTTGAGTTCAACCTGGCCACGATTGCGGCTTTGCTGACCATTGTCGGTTATTCGATGAACGACACCGTGATTGTGTTTGACCGCGTCCGCGAGGAGGCGCGCAAATACAAGAAGCTGGAATTGTTCAAGGTGGTCGACCTGGCGATCAACGCGACCATGTCACGAACCTTGCTGACCTCGAGCACGACGCTTCTGGCGCTGCTTTCGATCTTCCTGTTCGGCGGACCGGTGCTGCGCGGCATGAGCTTCGCGCTGATCTTCGGTGTGATTGTCGGGACGTATTCGTCAATCTTCGTGGCGTCTGCAGTCGTCTTGCTGCTCGGCATTGATCGCGGCGACAAGCCGAAGCGGGAAGTCGAAGGCTTTCAGGGCGTCGGCTAG
- a CDS encoding NAD kinase, translated as MTTCIAFTASKRPEAQEALTRLTKKYGQYDEDKADVIVALGGDGAMLDAMRRRFEDHKPVYGMNRGTVGFLMNEYDEDDLVARIDRAERATVMPLRMDVTDIHDETHRRLAINEVSILRQTAQTAKLRIIVDGKERMAELSCDGIMVATPAGSTAYNLSAHGPILPIGANLLALTPVSAFRPRRWRGALLRHDAQVDIDVIAPRRRPVAASADNQEVRDVSRVSIRADRSQHLTMLFDPGHALDERILREQFAF; from the coding sequence ATGACCACCTGTATCGCCTTCACAGCCTCAAAACGCCCGGAAGCTCAGGAAGCCCTGACGCGCCTGACAAAGAAGTATGGCCAGTATGATGAAGACAAGGCCGACGTGATCGTCGCGCTTGGCGGTGACGGCGCGATGCTGGACGCAATGCGACGACGCTTTGAGGACCACAAACCGGTCTACGGCATGAATCGCGGCACGGTCGGCTTCCTGATGAACGAGTATGATGAAGACGACCTGGTTGCCCGCATTGACCGGGCCGAGCGGGCCACCGTCATGCCGCTGCGCATGGATGTGACCGACATACATGATGAAACGCACCGTCGCCTGGCGATCAATGAAGTCTCGATCCTGCGCCAGACGGCGCAAACGGCAAAGCTGCGCATCATCGTCGATGGCAAAGAGCGGATGGCCGAACTGTCCTGCGATGGAATCATGGTGGCGACACCGGCAGGCTCCACCGCCTACAATCTTTCGGCGCATGGTCCGATCCTGCCCATCGGGGCCAACTTGCTGGCGCTGACCCCTGTCAGTGCATTTCGTCCCCGAAGATGGCGCGGGGCCCTGCTCCGTCATGACGCGCAGGTCGATATTGATGTCATCGCGCCGCGGCGTCGCCCGGTCGCCGCTTCGGCGGACAATCAAGAGGTTCGGGATGTCAGCCGGGTCTCTATCCGGGCCGATCGATCGCAGCATCTGACCATGCTGTTCGACCCTGGTCACGCCCTGGATGAGCGCATATTGCGTGAACAATTCGCCTTCTAG
- a CDS encoding class II aldolase/adducin family protein, with protein sequence MADGMQITSLKGQVSEEEWKTRVDLAAMYRLTALYGWTDMIFTHISHRVPGPDHHFLINPYGMFFEEITASSLVKVDLDGNVVQETPYFINPAGFTIHSAIHAAREDAQVVMHLHTDDGVAVSANKEGLLPLSQTAMLARHDLAYHVYEGVALDHGERERLVADMGDKNNMLLYNHGTLTVGGTAAECFLRMFFLERACSMQVRALTAGRENMVIPSQEVQDVVKGQANPEGTKTLANMLAWPGLLRKLDREAPGYDA encoded by the coding sequence ATGGCAGACGGAATGCAGATCACCAGCCTGAAAGGGCAGGTCAGTGAAGAAGAGTGGAAAACCCGCGTAGACCTGGCCGCGATGTATCGTCTGACGGCCCTGTATGGCTGGACGGACATGATCTTCACACACATCTCGCACCGTGTGCCGGGACCGGATCATCACTTTCTGATCAATCCCTATGGCATGTTCTTCGAAGAGATCACGGCCTCGTCCCTGGTCAAGGTCGATCTTGACGGCAACGTGGTTCAGGAAACGCCATACTTTATCAATCCGGCCGGTTTCACCATTCACTCCGCCATCCATGCGGCGCGTGAAGACGCGCAGGTTGTGATGCACTTGCACACCGATGACGGCGTCGCGGTTTCTGCCAACAAGGAAGGCCTGCTGCCACTCAGCCAGACCGCCATGCTGGCGCGTCACGATCTTGCCTATCACGTCTATGAGGGCGTGGCGCTGGACCATGGCGAGCGCGAGCGCCTGGTCGCGGATATGGGCGATAAGAACAATATGCTGCTCTACAATCACGGCACGCTGACGGTCGGCGGCACTGCGGCTGAGTGCTTCCTGCGCATGTTCTTCCTCGAGCGGGCCTGTTCGATGCAGGTGCGGGCGCTGACGGCGGGACGGGAAAATATGGTCATTCCGTCGCAAGAGGTTCAGGACGTGGTCAAAGGGCAAGCAAACCCTGAGGGCACGAAAACCCTGGCAAACATGTTGGCCTGGCCAGGATTGCTGCGGAAACTCGACCGCGAAGCGCCGGGCTATGACGCCTAA
- the hemA gene encoding 5-aminolevulinate synthase yields MKHLKAFESALDTIHDEGRYRVFVDLHRHKGEFPKATARFDHGEREIIVWCSNDYLGMGQDDDVIDAMHEAIDSFGAGSGGTRNISGTTRYHVDLERELADLHGKSGALLFTSGYVSNDATLSTLGKILPNLIIYSDALNHASMIEGIRRSGADYRVFKHNDVEHLRALIENDDPERPKVIAFESVYSMDGDVGPIEAICDLADEFDALTYLDEVHAVGMYGEEGAGVAQRDNVMHRLDIVEGTLGKAFGVMGGYIAAHETIIDAIRSTASGFIFTTSTCPVMAAGALASIRKLRSEEGRKLRKSHQAQAALLKQKFRDAGLPLMESETHIVPLLVGDPEKCKALSDTLLFDFGIYVQPINYPTVPKGTERLRFTPGPVHTEAMMDDLVAAILAVWKQLGLDEKAA; encoded by the coding sequence ATGAAACACTTGAAAGCCTTCGAAAGCGCGCTGGACACGATCCACGATGAGGGGCGCTATCGCGTTTTTGTCGACCTACACCGCCACAAGGGCGAGTTCCCGAAGGCGACGGCGCGGTTCGATCATGGCGAACGCGAGATCATCGTCTGGTGCTCGAATGACTATCTCGGCATGGGCCAGGATGATGATGTCATAGACGCCATGCACGAAGCGATTGACAGTTTCGGCGCGGGCTCTGGCGGGACACGTAACATTTCCGGCACGACCCGCTATCATGTCGACCTGGAGCGAGAGCTCGCAGATCTGCACGGTAAGTCCGGCGCATTGCTGTTCACATCGGGATACGTGTCGAATGATGCGACCCTGTCGACGCTCGGCAAGATCCTGCCAAACCTGATCATCTATTCCGACGCGCTGAACCATGCCTCGATGATCGAAGGCATTCGCCGCTCGGGCGCCGATTATCGTGTCTTCAAGCACAATGATGTCGAACACCTGCGCGCCTTGATCGAGAATGACGATCCGGAGCGTCCGAAAGTGATCGCGTTTGAAAGCGTCTATTCCATGGACGGCGATGTCGGCCCGATTGAAGCGATTTGCGATCTCGCAGACGAGTTTGATGCGTTGACCTATCTCGACGAAGTCCATGCCGTTGGCATGTATGGCGAGGAGGGCGCCGGCGTGGCCCAGCGCGACAATGTCATGCATCGCCTCGACATTGTCGAAGGCACGCTCGGCAAGGCGTTCGGCGTCATGGGCGGCTATATCGCTGCGCACGAGACGATCATCGATGCCATTCGCTCAACCGCGTCCGGTTTCATCTTCACCACGTCCACCTGTCCCGTCATGGCGGCCGGTGCGCTCGCCAGCATTCGCAAGCTGCGCTCGGAAGAAGGGCGTAAGCTGCGCAAGTCCCACCAGGCTCAGGCGGCGCTGCTCAAGCAGAAATTCCGCGATGCCGGGCTGCCGCTGATGGAAAGCGAAACGCATATTGTTCCGCTTCTCGTCGGCGATCCGGAGAAGTGCAAGGCGCTGTCCGACACATTGCTGTTCGACTTCGGCATCTATGTTCAGCCGATCAACTATCCGACGGTTCCGAAAGGCACAGAGCGCCTGCGCTTTACCCCCGGTCCCGTGCACACGGAAGCCATGATGGACGACCTGGTCGCCGCCATCCTGGCCGTCTGGAAACAGCTGGGACTGGATGAAAAAGCGGCCTAG
- a CDS encoding MucR family transcriptional regulator, producing the protein MPQQSKAELLEMTTDIVASFVANNPVPASGLPDLIKTVHDTVQDLATDAPAKPPRPDPAVPISKSITPDHIICLEDGRKLKMLKRYLRSRFDLTPEEYRARWGLPSDYPMVAPNYAKRRSAFAKEIGLGRKRAD; encoded by the coding sequence ATGCCCCAGCAATCAAAAGCCGAGTTGCTCGAAATGACGACTGACATCGTCGCTTCTTTCGTTGCAAACAATCCAGTCCCCGCAAGTGGACTGCCTGATCTGATCAAGACAGTTCATGATACGGTGCAAGACCTGGCAACGGACGCGCCTGCAAAACCGCCGCGCCCGGATCCCGCTGTACCGATTTCGAAATCCATCACGCCCGATCACATCATCTGCCTGGAAGATGGCCGCAAGCTGAAGATGCTCAAGCGCTATCTGCGATCGCGATTTGATCTGACGCCGGAAGAGTATAGGGCGCGCTGGGGCTTGCCGAGCGATTACCCGATGGTCGCGCCGAACTACGCCAAACGGCGTTCGGCCTTTGCCAAGGAGATTGGTCTCGGACGAAAGCGCGCCGACTAG
- the glyA gene encoding serine hydroxymethyltransferase produces MPDTSHPTRFDTATFFSQTLKERDKDVFAAIEQEQTRQQHQIELIASENIASQAVLEAQGTVLTNKYAEGYPGRRYYGGCEYVDIVEDIARDRAKEMFECGFANVQPNSGSQANQAVFQALIQPGDTILGMSLDAGGHLTHGARPNQSGKWFNAIQYGVREDDHLIDFDQVEALAKEHQPKLIIAGGSAYPRQIDFARFRAIADEVGAFFMVDMAHFAGLVAGKAHPNPLDHCHVATTTTHKTLRGPRGGMVLTNDADISKKVNSAVFPGIQGGPLMHVIAGKAVAFGEALTPEFRQYAADVVENAKAMANAAKEAGMDLVSGGTDTHVALIDLRPKGVTGRDAEHALERAYITCNKNGVPFDPEKPMVTSGIRVGSPAGTTRGFGVEEFTQIGRWIGEVVDAVASGESSATEAKVRSEVEKMTAKFPIYNGLGA; encoded by the coding sequence ATGCCAGACACCAGCCATCCGACTCGCTTCGATACCGCGACCTTCTTTTCTCAAACTCTGAAGGAACGCGACAAGGATGTTTTTGCCGCGATTGAGCAGGAACAAACGCGTCAACAGCACCAGATTGAGCTGATCGCCTCCGAGAATATTGCCTCTCAGGCAGTGCTGGAAGCGCAGGGGACGGTGCTCACCAACAAGTATGCGGAAGGCTATCCTGGTCGCCGCTATTATGGCGGATGCGAGTATGTCGACATTGTCGAGGATATTGCCCGCGATCGCGCCAAGGAGATGTTTGAGTGTGGATTTGCCAATGTGCAGCCAAATTCGGGGTCTCAAGCCAACCAGGCCGTGTTCCAGGCCTTGATTCAGCCCGGCGACACCATTCTCGGCATGAGCCTGGATGCCGGCGGCCACCTCACCCATGGCGCCCGTCCAAACCAGTCGGGCAAGTGGTTCAATGCCATCCAGTACGGTGTGCGCGAGGATGATCATCTAATCGATTTCGACCAGGTTGAAGCCTTGGCCAAGGAGCATCAGCCGAAACTGATTATTGCTGGCGGATCGGCGTATCCCCGCCAGATCGATTTTGCCCGCTTCCGGGCGATTGCCGATGAAGTCGGCGCCTTCTTCATGGTCGACATGGCTCACTTTGCCGGCCTGGTCGCAGGCAAGGCGCACCCGAACCCGCTTGATCATTGTCATGTGGCGACGACCACCACGCACAAGACCTTGCGTGGCCCGCGCGGCGGTATGGTGCTGACAAATGATGCGGATATTTCCAAGAAGGTGAATTCTGCCGTCTTCCCGGGCATTCAGGGCGGGCCTCTGATGCATGTCATTGCCGGTAAAGCTGTTGCGTTCGGCGAGGCTCTGACCCCGGAGTTCAGGCAATATGCCGCCGATGTGGTGGAGAATGCCAAGGCCATGGCCAATGCGGCCAAGGAGGCTGGCATGGATCTGGTGTCCGGCGGCACCGACACGCATGTTGCGCTGATTGACCTGCGCCCGAAAGGCGTGACCGGCCGCGATGCCGAGCACGCCCTCGAGCGCGCTTACATAACCTGCAACAAGAATGGCGTTCCTTTCGATCCGGAAAAACCGATGGTGACCAGCGGAATTCGGGTCGGCTCTCCTGCCGGCACTACCCGCGGATTCGGCGTCGAGGAGTTCACGCAAATCGGTCGCTGGATCGGCGAAGTCGTCGATGCCGTGGCGAGCGGCGAGTCCAGTGCAACTGAGGCGAAAGTTCGCTCAGAAGTTGAGAAGATGACCGCTAAGTTCCCGATTTATAACGGATTAGGGGCCTGA